From Poecile atricapillus isolate bPoeAtr1 chromosome Z, bPoeAtr1.hap1, whole genome shotgun sequence, one genomic window encodes:
- the APC gene encoding adenomatous polyposis coli protein isoform X1 — protein sequence MAAASYDQLLKQVEALKMENSNLRQELEDNSNHLTKLETEASTMKEVLKQLQGSIEDEAMASSGQIDLLERLKELNLESTSFAGVKLRPKVSVRSYGSREGSVSSRSGECSPVPMGSFPRRGFMNGSRESTGYLEELEKERSLLLAELEKEEKEKDWYYAQLQNLTKRIDSLPLTENFSLQTDMTRRQLEYEARQIRAAMEEQLGTCQDMEKRAQARVARIQQIEKDILRIRQLLQSQAAEAERAPQSKHEAGSHDTERQNEGQVAAEINVATSSTGQGSAARVDHETASVMSSSSNYSVPRRLTSHLGTKVEMVYSLLSMLGTHDKDDMSRTLLAMSSSQDSCIAMRQSGCLPLLIQLLHGNDKDSVLLGNSRGSKEARARASAALHNIIHSQPDDKRGRREIRVLHLLEQIRAYCETCWEWQEAHEQGMDQDKNPMPAPVDHQICPAVCVLMKLSFDEEHRHAMNELGGLQAIAELLQVDCEMYGLTNDHYSVTLRRYAGMALTNLTFGDVANKATLCSMKGCMRALVAQLKSESEDLQQVIASVLRNLSWRADVNSKKTLREVGSVKALMECALEVKKESTLKSVLSALWNLSAHCTGNKADICAVDGALAFLVGTLTYRSQTNTLAIIESGGGILRNVSSLIATNEDHRQILRENSCLQTLLQHLKSHSLTIVSNACGTLWNLSARNAKDQEALWDMGAVSMLKNLIHSKHKMIAMGSAAALRNLMANRPAKYKDANIMSPGSSLPSLHVRKQKALEAELDAQHLSETFDNIDNLSPKTSHRNKQRHKQNIYSEYVLDASHHDDGVCRSESFNASNMTVLSPYVNTTVLPGSSSSSRGNAENSRSEKDRSVERDRTVGLNTYHQAAENTGNSAKRIGMQISTAAAQIAKVMEEVTSMHIPQEDRSSGSTSEIHCLTEDRNAQRRSSSAHTHSNTYFPKSENSNRTCPVPYTKVEYKRASNDSLNSVSSSDGYGKRGQMKPSIESYSEDDESKFCSYGQYPADLAHKIHSANHMDDNDGELDTPINYSLKYSDEQLNSGRQSPSQNERWARPKHIIDDEMKQNEQRQSRNQNAAYPVYTESGDDKHMKYQTPFGQQECVSSFRSRGSSGSEQNRVGPTLGINQKVNQSLCQVDDYDDDKPTNYSERYSEEEQHEEEDRPTNYSIKYNEEEHHVDQPIDYSLKYSTEVPAPSQKPSFTFPKTSSVQLSKTDHITPSSGSTSAPSAGSKRQNQLHPSSAQSRSGHAQKNASSKTPSINQETIQTYCVEDTPICFSRCSSLSSLSSAEDEIGRDQSTRGTDANNTLQIAELKENNGALPTEGAASEIASTAQHIRTKSTRLQTSSLSPSDSSRHKAVEFSSGAKSPSKSGAQTPKSPPEHYVQETPLMFSRCTSVSSLDSFESRSIASSVQSEPCSGIVSGIISPSDLPDSPGQTMPPSRSKTPPPAQGVQVKREVPKGKTTTTEKREPGPRHAAVNAAVQRVQVLPDADTLLHFATESTPDGFSCSSSLSALSLDEPFIQKDAELRIMPPVHENEHGNEAEPEQSDDTKDNQEKKAEKPAEAEKDILDDSDDDIEILEACIISAMPTKSSRKTKKPSQASAPKIPPSVARKPSQLPVYKLLPSQSRLQSQKHVTFTPGDDMPRVYCVEGTPINFSTATSLSDLTIESPPSELANADNVGVGAESGEFEKRDTIPTEGRSTDDSQRAKSSAVTPLGLDDDKTEEGDILAECINSAMPKGKSHKPFRVKKIMDQIQQASSSPVNKNQPEGEKKKPTSPIKPVSQNNEYRARMRKSTEPKSSAGNERGYPENRDAKKQNLKNNSRDFHDKLPNNEERVRGSFAFDSPHHYTPIEGTPYCFSRNDSLSSLDFDDDDVDLSREKAELRKGKEGKETESKECSNAEESSNQQPSKRTQVCQKHAAGRSQTKTFSQSTKDIPDRGAATDEKMQNFAIENTPVCFSRNSSLSSLSDIDQENNNNKEGEPAKCPEAPEPQVESNRPQTSGYAPKSFHVEDTPVCFSRNSSLSSLSIDSEDDLLQECISSAMPKKKKPSRMKSDGEKNNSRNTGGILAEDLTLDLREIQRPDSEHGFSPDSENFDWKAIQEGANSIVSSLHQAAAAASLSRQASSDSDSILSLKSGISLGSPFHLTPDQEEKPFTSNKGPRIIKPGEKSTLESKKVEQESRGIKGGKKVYKSMITGKARSNSEVSSLKQPQQTSVPSISRGRTMIHIPGVRNSSSSTSPVSKKGPPLKNMNSKSPSEGQSLTSSPRGAKSSVKPEPAPVTRQPSGLNQSASSKGPSRSGSRDSTPSRPQQQPLSRPLQSPGRNSISPGRNGISPPNKLSQLPRTSSPSTASTKSSSSGRMSYTPPGRQMSQQNLTKQTALPKSTSSIPRSESASKGLNQTLSTGGSNKKTDLSRMSSTKSSGSESDRSERPVLVRQSTFIKEAPSPTLRRKLEESASFESLSPSRPDSPTRSQLQTPVLSPSLPDMSLSTHSPAQSSAWRKLAPNQSPTIEYDGRPAKRHDIARSHSESPSRLLINRSGTWKREHSKHSSSLPRVSTWRRTGSSSSILSASSESSEKAKSEDEKQHGGSLPGHKQTKESQAPAKGTWRKIKENEIPQIMNDPQHSSSGATNGSDSKTLIYQMAPAVSKTEDVWVRIEDCPINNPRSGRSPTGNTPPVIDSVSEKGGMNGKDPKEIQEKQTPGNGGVPVRTTGLENRLNSFFQIDSPDKKGTETKPLQNNPVPGPEINESTVSERTPFSSSSSSKHSSPIGAVAARVTPFNYNPSRRKSSVDNSSARPSQIPTPVNNSTKKRDTKSENTDSSGTQSPKRHSGSYLVTSV from the exons GGTTCTGCTGCTCGAGTGGACCATGAGACAGCCAGTGTTATGAGCTCTAGTAGTAACTATTCTGTTCCTCGAAGACTGACAAGTCATCTGGGTACCAAG GTGGAAATGGTGTATTCATTGTTATCAATGCTTGGTACTCATGATAAAGATGACATGTCAAGAACATTGCTAGCAATGTCTAGCTCCCAGGACAGCTGCATAGCCATGCGTCAGTCTGGATGTCTTCCTCTCCTCATCCAGCTATTACATGGCAACGATAAGGACTCTGTGTTGTTAGGAAACTCCCGTGGTAGTAAAGAGGCCCGTGCCAGAGCCAGCGCAGCACTGCACAACATCATTCACTCCCAGCCCGATGATAAGCGAGGCAGACGGGAAATCCGTGTGCTCCATCTCTTGGAGCAGATCCGTGCTTACTGTGAAACGTGTTGGGAATGGCAGGAGGCACATGAACAAGGCATGGACCAAGACAAAAACCCAA TGCCTGCTCCAGTGGATCATCAGATTTGCCCTGCAGTGTGTGTTTTGATGAAACTTTCATTTGATGAAGAACACAGACATGCAATGAATGAGCTTG GCGGTTTGCAGGCCATTGCTGAACTGTTGCAAGTGGATTGTGAAATGTATGGACTCACAAATGATCACTATAGTGTTACCCTAAGGAGGTATGCTGGCATGGCTCTGACAAACCTGACTTTTGGAGATGTAGCAAACAAG GCTACATTATGTTCCATGAAGGGCTGCATGAGAGCTCTTGTAGCCCAGCTGAAATCTGAAAGTGAAGACTTACAGCAG GTCATTGCAAGTGTGTTGAGGAACTTATCCTGGCGAGCAGATGTAAACAGTAAAAAGACTCTTAGAGAAGTTGGAAGTGTGAAAGCATTGATGGAATGCGCTTTAGAAGTTAAGAAG GAATCCACCCTGAAAAGTGTTCTGAGTGCCTTATGGAATTTGTCAGCACACTGCACTGGGAACAAAGCTGACATATGCGCTGTTGATGGTGCTCTTGCATTTCTGGTTGGCACACTGACATACCGGAGCCAAACAAACACTTTAGCCATCATAGAAAGTGGAGGAGGAATACTAAGAAATGTTTCTAGCCTAATTGCTACTAATGAGGACCATAG GCAAATCTTGCGAGAGAACAGCTGCTTACAAACCTTGTTACAACACTTGAAGTCACACAGTTTGACAATAGTTAGTAACGCATGTGGGACCCTGTGGAATCTCTCTGCTCGAAATGCGAAGGATCAGGAGGCGCTGTGGGACATGGGAGCCGTGAGCATGCTGAAAAACCTGATTCATTCAAAACATAAAATGATAGCCATGGGTAGTGCCGCAGCTCTACGGAACCTCATGGCAAACAGGCCAGCAAAGTACAAGGATGCCAACATTATGTCTCCAGGATCAAGCCTCCCATCCCTCCATGTCAGAAAGCAAAAGGCACTGGAAGCAGAATTAGATGCTCAGCATTTATCAGAGACTTTTGACAACATTGATAACTTAAGCCCAAAAACATCTCACCGCAATAAGCAGAGACATAAGCAAAATATATACAGTGAGTATGTCCTGGACGCCAGCCACCATGACGATGGGGTGTGCAGGTCAGAGAGCTTTAATGCTAGCAATATGACTGTGCTCTCACCATATGTAAATACTACAGTATTGCCtggctcctcctcttccagtagaggaaatgcagaaaattctCGATCTGAGAAAGACAGGAGTGTTGAAAGGGATCGAACGGTAGGTTTAAACACCTATCATCAAGCTGCAGAGAATACTGGGAATTCTGCTAAGAGAATAGGAATGCAGATTTCTACTGCTGCAGCTCAGATTGCCAAAGTTATGGAAGAAGTAACAAGCATGCACATTCCACAGGAAGACAGAAGTTCTGGGTCCACTTCTGAAATACACTGTTtgacagaagacagaaatgCCCAGAGAAGATCCTCCTCTGCCCATACTCACTCAAATACATACTTTCCAAAATCTGAGAACTCAAACAGGACATGTCCTGTGCCTTATACAAAAGTGGAATACAAAAGAGCTTCAAATGATAGTTTAAATAGTGtcagcagcagtgatggctATGGTAAAAGAGGCCAAATGAAACCTTCCATTGAGTCTTACTCCGAAGATGATGAAAGTAAATTCTGTAGTTATGGCCAATATCCAGCTGACTTGGCACACAAGATTCATAGTGCAAATCACATGGATGACAATGATGGAGAACTAGACACACCTATTAATTATAGTCTTAAATACTCAGATGAGCAGTTAAATTCTGGAAGGCAAAGTCCCTCTCAGAATGAAAGATGGGCAAGGCCTAAGCATATAATAGATgatgaaatgaaacaaaatgagCAGAGACAGTCAAGGAACCAAAATGCAGCCTACCCTGTGTACACTGAAAGTGGAGATGATAAACACATGAAATATCAGACACCTTTTGGACAGCAGGAGTGCGTTTCTTCCTTTAGATCAAGAGGATCCAGTGGCTCAGAGCAGAACAGAGTAGGCCCAACTCTTGGAATTAATCAGAAAGTAAATCAGTCCTTGTGCCAGGTTGATGATTATGATGATGATAAGCCAACCAACTATAGTGAACGTtattctgaggaggaacaacaTGAAGAGGAAGACAGACCAACTAATTACAGCATAAAGTACAACGAAGAGGAACATCATGTTGATCAGCCTATTGACTATAGTTTAAAATACTCAACAGAAGTTCCAGCGCCTTCTCAGAAACCATCTTTTACTTTTCCAAAGACTTCTTCAGTGCAACTCAGTAAAACTGACCATATTACCCCAAGCAGTGGGAGCACATCAGCCCCCTCAGCTGGTTCAAAGAGGCAGAACCAGCTTCACCCAAGCTCGGCACAGAGCAGAAGTGGTCATGCACAGAAGAACGCCTCCTCTAAGACTCCCTCTATTAATCAGGAAACTATACAAACTTACTGTGTGGAAGATACCCCAATATGTTTTTCAAGGTGTAGCTCTTTGTCATCCTTGTCATCAGCTGAAGATGAAATAGGACGTGATCAATCCACCCGTGGCACAGATGCCAATAACACACTGCAGATTGCAGAACTGAAGGAGAACAATGGGGCTCTACCTACAGAAGGTGCAGCAAGTGAAATTGCATCAACAGCACAACACATCAGAACAAAATCCACTAGACTTCAGACTTCTAGCTTGTCTCCTTCTGATTCCTCTAGACATAAAGCTGTTGAATTTTCTTCAGGTGCCAAATCTCCCTCAAAGAGTGGTGCCCAAACTCCTAAAAGCCCACCAGAACATTATGTGCAGGAAACACCGCTCATGTTCAGCAGATGTACTTCTGTAAGTTCCCTAGACAGTTTTGAAAGCCGTTCAATTGCTAGTTCAGTTCAAAGTGAGCCTTGCAGTGGAATAGTAAGTGGTATTATAAGTCCCAGTGACCTTCCAGACAGCCCTGGACAAACAATGCCTCCAAGCAGAAGTAAAACACCACCACCTGCTCAAGGAGTTCAGGTAAAAAGAGAGGTACctaaaggaaaaacaaccacTACAGAGAAGAGAGAACCTGGTCCTAGACATGCAGCTGTAAATGCAGCTGTTCAAAGAGTTCAGGTACTGCCAGATGCTGATACACTATTACATTTTGCCACAGAAAGCACACCAGATGGGTTTTCTTGCTCTTCTAGCCTGAGTGCTCTGAGCCTTGATGAACCATTTATACAGAAAGATGCAGAGTTAAGAATTATGCCTCCAGTTCATGAGAACGAGCATGGAAACGAAGCAGAACCTGAACAGTCGGATGATACAAAGGATAAccaggagaagaaagcagagaagccagctgaagcagaaaaagacaTTCTGGATGATTCTGATGATGATATTGAAATACTGGAAGCATGTATTATTTCTGCAATGCCTACAAAGTCTTCACGTAAAACCAAAAAGCCTTCTCAAGCATCTGCTCCAAAAATACCTCCTTCTGTAGCCAGAAAGCCCAGCCAGTTGCCAGTTTACAAACTTTTGCCTTCACAAAGCAGACTGCAATCACAAAAGCACGTGACTTTTACGCCAGGAGATGATATGCCACGGGTATATTGTGTTGAGGGTACACCAATAAATTTTTCAACAGCCACATCTCTGAGTGACCTGACAATAGAATCACCCCCAAGTGAGTTGGCCAATGCAGACAATGTGGGTGTGGGAGCAGAGTCAGGGGAGTTTGAAAAGCGGGACACCATTCCTACAGAAGGCAGAAGTACTGATGATTCTCAGAGAGCAAAAAGCTCAGCTGTGACTCCCCTTGGCCTGGATGACGACAAAACAGAAGAGGGTGATATTTTGGCTGAGTGCATTAACTCAGCTATGCCAAAAGGAAAAAGCCACAAGCCTTTCAGAGTGAAGAAGATAATGGATCAAATTCAACAAGCATCTTCATCTCCAGTTAATAAAAACCAACCAGAAGGTGAGAAAAAGAAGCCAACATCACCAATAAAGCCTGTTTCTCAAAACAATGAATACAGAGCACGCATGCGAAAAAGCACAGAGCCTAAAAGCAGTGCTGGTAATGAAAGAGGTTATCCAGAGAACAGAGATGCAAAGAAACAGaaccttaaaaataattcaagagATTTTCATGACAAATTGCCAAATAACGAAGAACGTGTAAGAGGAAGCTTTGCATTTGATTCCCCTCATCATTACACACCTATTGAGGGAACTCCTTACTGTTTTTCACGGAATGATTCCCTGAGTTCTTTAGattttgatgatgatgatgttgaCCTTTCAAGGGAGAAGGCAGaattaagaaaaggaaaagaaggaaaggaaacagaaagtAAAGAGTGCTCTAATGCAGAAGAGTCTTCAAATCAGCAACCAAGTAAGAGGACACAAGTTTGTCAAAAACACGCAGCAGGCAGAAGCCAGACAAAAACTTTCTCTCAGTCAACTAAAGATATTCCAGACAGAGGAGCAGCTACAGatgagaaaatgcaaaattttgcTATTGAAAACACACCTGTTTGTTTTTCTCGCAATTCGTCTCTTAGCTCCCTCAGTGATATTGATCAAgaaaacaataacaacaaagaAGGGGAACCTGCAAAATGTCCCGAGGCTCCTGAGCCACAGGTGGAATCCAACAGACCACAGACTTCAGGTTATGCACCTAAATCATTTCATGTTGAAGATACTCCTGTGTGCTTCTCTAGAAATAGCTCTCTGAGTTCTCTTAGCATTGACTCAGAAGATGATCTTCTGCAGGAATGTATTAGTTCCGCTATgcctaaaaagaaaaagccctcAAGAATGAAGAGTGatggtgaaaaaaataattccaggaaCACAGGTGGTATACTAGCAGAAGATTTAACACTGGATTTGAGAGAGATACAGAGGCCAGATTCAGAACATGGTTTTTCACCTGATTCGGAGAACTTTGACTGGAAAGCTATACAAGAAGGTGCAAATTCTATAGTTAGTAGCTTGCAtcaagctgcagctgctgcatcaCTGTCTAGACAAGCTTCATCAGACTCTGACTCTATCCTTTCATTAAAATCTGGTATATCTCTAGGGTCACCATTTCATCTTACCCCAGACCAAGAAGAAAAACCTTTCACTAGTAATAAAGGTCCAAGAATTATTAAGCCAGGAGAGAAGAGTACACTGGAGTCTAAAAAAGTAGAACAAGAAAGTAGGGGAATCAAAGGAGGGAAGAAAGTGTATAAAAGTATGATCACAGGAAAAGCACGCTCCAATTCAGAAGTTTCAAGTTTGAAGCAACCACAACAGACAAGTGTGCCTTCAATTTCACGTGGTAGAACAATGATACATATTCCAGGAGTTCGAAACAGTTCTTCAAGTACTAGTCCTGTTTCCAAAAAAGGACCCCCACTCAAAAACATGAACTCTAAGAGTCCTAGTGAAGGCCAAAGTTTGACTAGTTCTCCAAGAGGAGCCAAATCATCAGTGAAACCTGAGCCAGCTCCTGTGACTAGGCAACCATCAGGGTTGAACCAGAGTGCATCAAGTAAAGGACCTTCTAGATCAGGATCTAGAGACTCCACTCCTTCTAGACCTCAACAGCAGCCATTAAGTAGGCCTTTGCAATCTCCTGGACGAAACTCCATTTCCCCAGGAAGAAATGGTATCAGTCCTCCCAACAAACTATCACAGTTGCCAAGAACATCATCTCCTAGCACAGCTTCAACTAAATCCTCAAGTTCAGGTAGAATGTCATACACACCACCGGGCAGGCAGATGAGCCAGCAAAACCTTACAAAGCAAACTGCCTTACCTAAGAGTACCAGTAGCATTCCACGGAGTGAATCTGCTTCAAAGGGGTTAAACCAAACTCTCAGCACTGGTGGATCCAACAAAAAGACTGACCTATCCAGAATGTCATCCACAAAGTCTAGTGGAAGTGAATCTGACAGATCTGAGAGACCTGTTCTCGTTCGTCAGTCAACTTTTATTAAAGAGGCTCCAAGCCCTACTCTAAGACGGAAATTAGAAGAGTCAGCTTCATTTGAATCTCTGTCACCATCCAGGCCAGATTCTCCCACAAGATCCCAACTGCAGACCCCAGTTTTAAGTCCTTCTCTTCCTGATATGTCTTTATCTACTCATTCACCTGCCCAGAGTAGTGCTTGGCGAAAATTAGCCCCTAATCAGAGCCCTACTATAGAATATGATGGGAGACCAGCAAAGCGTCATGACATAGCTCGTTCCCATTCTGAGAGTCCATCTAGGCTGCTGATTAATAGATCAGGAACATGGAAGCGCGAGCACAGTAAGCATTCCTCATCACTTCCTCGTGTAAGCACTTGGCGAAGAACTGGAAGTTCCTCCTCCATTCTGTCAGCTTCTTCAGAATCCAGTGAAAAGGCAAAAAGTGAAGATGAAAAGCAGCATGGAGGTTCCCTTCCTGGACACAAGCAAACTAAAGAAAGCCAAGCACCAGCAAAAGGTacttggagaaaaataaaagaaaatgaaattcctCAGATAATGAATGATCCTCAGCATTCTTCTTCGGGTGCCACAAATGGCTCTGATTCCAAAACCCTCATCTATCAGATGGCTCCAGCTGTCTCTAAGACAGAGGATGTGTGGGTAAGGATAGAGGACTGCCCAATTAACAACCCTCGATCTGGAAGGTCCCCAACTGGAAATACTCCCCCTGTTATTGACAGTGTTTCAGAGAAAGGGGGTATGAATGGTAAAGATCCTAAAGAGATTCAAGAAAAGCAAACCCCAGGGAATGGAGGTGTTCCTGTTCGTACCACTGGCTTAGAAAACCGTCTGAACTCTTTCTTTCAGATAGACAGTCCAGACAAGAAAGGCACTGAAACAAAGCCTCTGCAGAATAATCCCGTCCCTGGACCAGAAATTAACGAAAGTACTGTAAGTGAGCGTACTCCATTCAGTTCCAGTAGCTCAAGCAAGCACAGCTCCCCCATCGGTGCTGTGGCAGCAAGGGTGACTCCTTTCAACTACAACCCGAGCCGCAGGAAGAGCAGTGTGGACAATAGTTCTGCACGGCCCTCACAGATCCCAACCCCAGTGAATAACAGCACCAAGAAACGCGACACCAAGTCTGAAAACACTGACTCCAGTGGAACACAAAGCCCTAAACGTCACTCTGGCTCTTACCTGGTAACTTCTGTTTAa